In Dryocola sp. LX212, the genomic stretch GTGGTGGATATCATCGTAATGATTGGCTACGCGACGTTAGCCACGCGCATTGCGGGCTGGATAAAAGGGCCGCGTCAGATGAAAGCGCTGAACCGGGTGTTTGGTTCGCTGTTTATGCTGGTAGGCGCGCTCCTTGCCGGAGCACGCCAGGCCTGAGAATTAGCGGGAAATAATCAGGTGGATGCCGAAGCCGGTAAAGAGAGCGCCCGCCATGCCGTCGATCCATCTGGCGAGGCGCTGATAGCCGCGACGCATTTTCGGCAGGGCGAACAGGCTCGCCACGAGGGTAAACCAGGCAAAGGTCTCCAGGGCGATCATCACAAATAAGCCCCAGCGCTCGGCCCCGCCCACGCTATCGCCAACGAACAGAGAGAAGACGCTGCCGAAGTAAATAATCGCTTTCGGGTTCGAAAGGTTGGTGAGCAGCCCTTTCAGGAAGCTGCGTCCGCCGTGAGCAAGCTCAACCGCTGGCACCTCTTCGGTTGCCACTTCTTTCTTAAACGCGCCGCGCAGCATCTGGTAACCCATCCAGCACAGGTACAGGCCACCACCAACCATAATAATGCTGTGCAGCCACGCCATTTTTTCCAGGATCAGGTTCAGGCCCAGTAACGCCACGCCGGACCACACCATAACGCCGCCGGTAATCCCCAGCACGCCCATCATCGCCTCTTTGCGGGAGCGGCTAACGGCTGTCTGGGAAACGAAGAAAAAGTCAGGGCCTGGGGTGACCAGGGCAACGATATGCAATACCGCTACGGTCAGAAAGAGCATCAGCATAGGAAGTTACTCGCGGGACAATCAGTCGATGAACAACCATCCTGCCACGTTCGGGCAGGACTGGCTACTACTCATCTTCGCCGTCAACGTGGCTGCGAATGAGTGACATGAATTCACGGCCAAAACGCTCCAGCTTGCGGGTTCCTACGCCGTTCACGCCCAG encodes the following:
- the rhtC gene encoding threonine export protein RhtC, yielding MLMLFLTVAVLHIVALVTPGPDFFFVSQTAVSRSRKEAMMGVLGITGGVMVWSGVALLGLNLILEKMAWLHSIIMVGGGLYLCWMGYQMLRGAFKKEVATEEVPAVELAHGGRSFLKGLLTNLSNPKAIIYFGSVFSLFVGDSVGGAERWGLFVMIALETFAWFTLVASLFALPKMRRGYQRLARWIDGMAGALFTGFGIHLIISR